The following coding sequences are from one Triticum aestivum cultivar Chinese Spring chromosome 5A, IWGSC CS RefSeq v2.1, whole genome shotgun sequence window:
- the LOC123104090 gene encoding uncharacterized protein isoform X1 → MQYPKGSLVGHLSSSSYVFSCPSTLAQTSATVQGNLESIPEAVEEDHIVFTNTGNLESIPEAVEEDHRVFTNTGDDEDCDDMMDAFTAVPDPYDRVYENIPVSTHTLAPKPDCKHYGAKRFQYETNGFCCQSGKVKLAHLEPPLELKMLYTSSDPNAVHFRDNI, encoded by the exons ATGCAGTACCCTAAAGGTTCGTTGGTGGGACATCTATCATCAAGCTCTTATGTCTTTAGCTGCCCAAGTACGCTGGCGCAAACTTCTGCTACGGTTCAAG GTAATCTTGAAAGCATACCTGAAGCGGTGGAAGAGGATCACATAGTTTTCACTAACACAG GTAATCTTGAAAGCATACCTGAAGCGGTGGAAGAGGATCACAGAGTTTTCACTAACACAG GCGATGATGAAGACTGTGATGACATGATGGATGCATTTACAGCGGTTCCTGATCCATATGATCGTGTCTACGAGAATATACCTGTAAGTACTCACACGCTGGCACCTAAACCTGATTGCAAGCATTATGGTGCAAAGAGGTTCCAGTATGAGACAAATGGATTTTGTTGCCAGTCTGGAAAAGTTAAGTTGGCACACTTAGAACCACCCTTGGAACTTAAAATGCTATACACAAGTTCAGATCCCAATGCCGTGCATTTTAGGGATAACATTTGA